A genomic region of Leptospira barantonii contains the following coding sequences:
- a CDS encoding ParA family protein yields the protein MGKIVSISNQKGGVGKTTTSINLAANLASIGKKVLIIDMDPQGNSGSGLGIEINTLGKTSYELLLGESSANECIQRTNVNNLHIIPSNINLSGAEADLLAEDQREYRLKNATAELRTEYDYILIDCPPSLGILTINALCAADSVMITLQTEYFALEGLTQLMKIISLVQNQLNPSLELEGVLLTMFDKRTNLANQVAEDVKSYFKDKVYTTIIPRNVKLSEAPSFGQTIMSYDPEGVGAQSYRSLALEVAGKN from the coding sequence ATGGGAAAGATCGTATCGATTAGCAATCAAAAGGGCGGTGTCGGAAAAACGACAACCTCCATCAATCTCGCGGCCAACCTTGCTTCGATCGGAAAAAAGGTTTTGATCATCGATATGGATCCGCAGGGTAACTCCGGCTCCGGTCTTGGAATCGAAATCAATACACTCGGAAAAACTTCGTATGAGTTACTGTTAGGTGAATCTTCCGCAAACGAATGTATTCAAAGAACAAACGTAAATAATCTTCATATCATTCCTTCCAATATCAACTTGAGCGGCGCCGAGGCGGATCTTCTTGCGGAAGATCAAAGAGAATATAGACTGAAAAACGCAACCGCGGAACTTCGGACAGAATATGATTACATTCTTATCGATTGTCCTCCTTCTTTGGGAATTTTAACGATCAACGCTCTTTGTGCCGCCGACAGTGTGATGATCACTCTTCAAACGGAATACTTCGCGTTGGAAGGTCTCACCCAATTGATGAAGATCATTTCCCTCGTGCAAAACCAACTCAATCCTTCCTTGGAACTGGAAGGAGTTCTTCTGACGATGTTCGATAAGAGAACCAATCTTGCGAATCAAGTCGCCGAAGATGTTAAGTCTTATTTCAAAGATAAAGTTTATACGACCATCATTCCAAGAAACGTAAAATTAAGCGAAGCTCCTTCTTTCGGACAAACGATCATGAGTTATGATCCGGAAGGAGTTGGCGCTCAGAGTTATAGAAGTCTTGCTCTGGAAGTTGCAGGGAAGAATTAA
- a CDS encoding YaaR family protein: MKVLIPPYQPPRKETETKNTSKSKKNSASSLNGGSSLNSTEAVENVSSSFLDILEEIVPSGSETTKDLNALWRDLPEIEKRFLDLPSIGNLEAYQKHIQAITKAVIDQNMRVETLARRMKGEAKKIYHVVKIIDEKIQILAELIMNEGNSAFKLLKSLTDIRGLLLDIQE; the protein is encoded by the coding sequence TTGAAAGTACTCATACCACCTTATCAACCTCCTCGAAAAGAAACCGAAACCAAAAATACTTCCAAGAGTAAGAAGAATAGCGCTTCTTCCTTAAACGGAGGAAGTTCTCTCAATTCGACGGAAGCGGTTGAAAACGTTTCTTCTTCCTTTCTCGATATCCTGGAAGAAATCGTTCCGTCCGGTTCCGAAACGACAAAAGATCTAAACGCGCTTTGGAGAGATCTTCCCGAAATCGAAAAAAGATTTTTGGATCTACCTTCCATCGGAAATTTAGAAGCCTATCAAAAACATATCCAAGCGATTACGAAAGCGGTCATCGACCAAAACATGAGAGTGGAAACTCTCGCAAGAAGAATGAAGGGTGAAGCTAAAAAGATCTATCACGTCGTGAAAATCATCGACGAAAAAATTCAGATCTTGGCGGAACTCATCATGAACGAAGGCAATTCGGCTTTTAAACTTCTAAAGTCGTTAACGGATATTCGCGGTTTACTCTTGGATATTCAAGAATAG
- a CDS encoding M20/M25/M40 family metallo-hydrolase, translated as MNWKKIALGFLGAFALFLLYTIFITEKGIQSLSPKSKFEERDYGKLAEEASKDLQTYLRIKTVRGNEKQAALFLKSLFDKRGIKTVIFDVPGKPERASIMAEIKGEESQGGLILTNHIDVVEADASEWIEPPFSGVRKGDRIYGRGAVDVKGLGIMQLYAFILIHDSGMKLKKNLMYLAVSDEESRSEFGMRFLIAKHRDIFNGYEFVHNEGGVGTKDVVVKGSKIFNIQHAEKGAVWLDLESEDISGHGSTPPIQYAALNLIDFITELKKMNEVVIIKDETASFFYQMGEVSPFPNSFVLKRSRNPLLGTILNGVIRSNKHLRAMTSNSVSITGVDTHYAGINVITSKANGSVDIRILPGYNENEIYEKVKKLGEKFRVKVTARHLEPGTTSPVDSKYFKILSGVVQQVVPGAVITPFLSPGTTDSSYLRVAGFKCYGLIPALMSSEEIDGIHGKNESTTIEHLKMGIEILHKAVIEFNNASD; from the coding sequence ATGAATTGGAAGAAGATCGCGTTAGGCTTTTTAGGAGCCTTTGCTTTGTTTTTACTATATACGATTTTTATAACAGAAAAAGGGATTCAATCCTTATCGCCGAAATCCAAGTTTGAAGAGCGAGACTATGGGAAACTCGCTGAAGAAGCGTCCAAGGATTTACAAACTTATCTAAGAATCAAAACCGTTCGCGGGAATGAAAAGCAAGCGGCCTTATTTTTGAAGAGTCTTTTCGACAAACGCGGAATCAAAACTGTGATCTTTGATGTTCCCGGAAAACCGGAACGAGCAAGTATCATGGCCGAGATCAAAGGAGAAGAATCGCAAGGTGGTTTGATTCTCACCAATCACATCGATGTTGTTGAAGCGGATGCAAGCGAGTGGATCGAACCTCCATTCTCCGGTGTAAGAAAAGGAGATCGTATCTATGGACGCGGTGCGGTCGATGTGAAAGGACTCGGCATCATGCAACTCTATGCATTCATTCTGATTCATGATTCCGGAATGAAACTCAAAAAGAATCTTATGTATCTCGCAGTCTCCGATGAAGAAAGTCGTTCCGAGTTTGGAATGAGATTCTTAATTGCAAAACACAGAGATATTTTCAACGGATATGAATTTGTTCACAACGAAGGTGGTGTCGGAACAAAGGACGTGGTCGTTAAGGGAAGTAAGATCTTCAACATTCAGCACGCCGAAAAAGGAGCCGTATGGTTGGACTTGGAATCCGAAGATATTTCCGGTCATGGAAGTACACCTCCGATTCAATACGCCGCTCTCAACCTCATCGACTTTATAACCGAACTCAAAAAGATGAACGAAGTAGTTATCATAAAAGATGAAACAGCTTCCTTCTTTTATCAGATGGGAGAAGTAAGTCCTTTCCCGAATTCATTTGTGTTGAAACGTTCCCGCAATCCTTTACTCGGAACGATCTTAAACGGGGTGATTCGATCCAACAAACATCTCCGAGCGATGACAAGCAATTCGGTAAGTATTACGGGAGTTGATACTCACTATGCGGGTATCAACGTCATCACTTCGAAAGCGAATGGAAGTGTTGATATAAGAATTCTTCCCGGATACAACGAGAATGAAATTTATGAAAAAGTAAAAAAGCTCGGCGAGAAGTTTCGAGTTAAAGTTACCGCAAGGCATCTTGAACCCGGAACAACTTCTCCGGTCGATTCAAAATACTTTAAGATTCTATCGGGAGTCGTTCAACAAGTAGTGCCGGGTGCGGTGATCACTCCATTCTTATCGCCGGGCACGACCGATTCTTCTTACTTAAGAGTCGCGGGCTTTAAGTGTTACGGTTTGATTCCTGCGTTGATGAGTTCGGAAGAGATCGATGGAATTCATGGGAAGAATGAAAGCACCACGATCGAACACTTAAAGATGGGGATTGAAATTCTTCATAAGGCAGTGATCGAGTTTAACAACGCCTCGGACTGA
- a CDS encoding M23 family metallopeptidase: MDIKATSALIYYRLRYKYQEYKLKLDLKLSELNKKGRERLTVMVIPHSEQKTINFHISYRAISIFIGTIFILLIISSINVLSHSGSVHQLTELNLSNKDFIRQSAKMKEEINSLHEYVEYYYGRLARLYVRLGGDPAKVSKGIGGAEQLSTQPPSIIEPKAVNPQTNDLPEGAAVFRLKEDVHNLRISNELTQDIISILKKRKNILKQTPSIWPVKGYVLYPYGAYFNPISGRREYNSGVDIGSFAGSEVLATAPGTVYEIGFTRNTGYFVKVSHKYGWKTIYSNMDRLKVKQGQQVSKTEVIGFVGKTEASPNYMLHYEIHVGTRAINPFAFLNQIQD; encoded by the coding sequence GTGGATATTAAAGCAACTTCCGCACTGATCTACTATAGACTCCGCTATAAGTACCAAGAGTACAAGCTCAAACTGGATCTAAAACTTTCCGAACTCAATAAGAAAGGAAGAGAAAGACTCACTGTGATGGTAATTCCCCACTCGGAACAAAAAACCATCAACTTTCACATCTCTTATAGAGCGATTTCCATCTTTATCGGAACGATTTTCATTCTTCTTATCATCAGTTCTATCAACGTTTTAAGCCATAGCGGTTCCGTTCACCAACTCACAGAACTCAATCTTTCCAACAAAGACTTTATCCGCCAATCGGCGAAGATGAAAGAAGAAATCAATTCTCTTCATGAATACGTGGAATACTATTACGGAAGATTGGCGAGACTTTATGTAAGACTCGGCGGTGATCCGGCAAAAGTTTCCAAAGGAATCGGCGGAGCGGAACAACTTTCCACTCAACCTCCATCCATTATCGAACCGAAAGCCGTGAATCCTCAAACCAACGATCTTCCCGAAGGCGCGGCCGTTTTCAGATTGAAGGAAGACGTTCACAACTTAAGAATCAGTAACGAACTCACTCAAGACATCATCTCCATTCTTAAAAAAAGAAAGAACATCCTAAAACAAACCCCGTCCATCTGGCCGGTAAAAGGATATGTTCTTTATCCATACGGTGCGTATTTCAATCCGATCTCCGGAAGAAGAGAATACAACAGCGGTGTTGATATAGGATCTTTCGCGGGTTCCGAAGTTCTTGCTACCGCGCCGGGAACCGTTTACGAAATCGGTTTTACAAGAAACACGGGTTACTTCGTAAAAGTTTCCCACAAATACGGATGGAAGACGATCTATTCGAACATGGATCGATTGAAAGTGAAACAAGGTCAGCAAGTTTCCAAGACGGAAGTGATCGGTTTCGTCGGTAAGACCGAAGCTTCTCCGAATTATATGCTCCACTATGAAATTCACGTTGGAACAAGAGCGATCAATCCGTTTGCTTTCCTCAACCAGATTCAGGACTGA
- a CDS encoding TatD family hydrolase — MVSIADTHCHLDIIQSQGLEIADSLKNAMASGVKKIVQIGIDLESSLRAQSIANEYSNDSLEIRYSIGCHPTETHEFPNKEEILKLVYANLGDSKLSAIGEIGLDYYHTADTKKQQEEILEAFLECSAKTQLPVVIHSRDAKEDTISILKNFRDRAFGVIHCFTYDYPTAKALVDIGYYISFSGIVAFKNATEIQEAAQKLPLESMLIETDAPFLAPPPFRGKRNEPSYMKFILDKMFSLRQESNAEVERILFENSIKFMNRKAYHHNA; from the coding sequence ATGGTTTCTATCGCCGATACACATTGTCACCTTGATATAATACAGTCCCAAGGTTTGGAAATTGCAGATTCTTTAAAAAATGCAATGGCGTCTGGCGTAAAGAAGATCGTCCAAATCGGAATCGATCTTGAGAGTTCTTTAAGGGCGCAATCCATAGCGAACGAATATTCGAATGATTCGTTAGAGATTCGATATTCGATCGGTTGCCACCCGACCGAAACGCATGAGTTTCCCAATAAGGAAGAAATCTTAAAACTCGTTTATGCAAACTTAGGCGATTCTAAACTTTCCGCGATCGGAGAGATCGGTCTCGACTACTATCACACCGCCGATACGAAAAAACAGCAGGAAGAAATTCTCGAAGCCTTCTTGGAATGTTCGGCTAAGACGCAGTTGCCCGTTGTCATTCATTCTCGGGACGCAAAAGAAGATACGATTTCCATTCTTAAGAATTTCCGCGACCGCGCGTTCGGAGTGATCCATTGTTTTACATACGACTATCCGACCGCAAAAGCGTTAGTCGACATTGGATATTATATTTCTTTTTCGGGGATTGTCGCGTTTAAGAATGCGACTGAAATTCAAGAGGCCGCTCAAAAACTTCCGTTGGAAAGTATGTTGATCGAAACCGACGCTCCGTTTCTAGCGCCACCTCCGTTTCGCGGAAAAAGAAACGAACCTTCTTATATGAAATTTATCTTAGATAAGATGTTCTCCCTCAGACAAGAATCGAATGCCGAGGTGGAACGTATTCTTTTTGAAAACAGTATTAAATTTATGAATCGTAAGGCGTACCATCACAATGCTTGA
- a CDS encoding ParB/RepB/Spo0J family partition protein translates to MAIKPKALGRGLGNLIPVNENKTPIESSSDGALREIKISEIRPNPGQPRKTFSEESLRELSETIKAHGVIQPIVVKQLDSGYEIIAGERRYRACKLAGFVKIPAVVKNVSENQSMEMAIIENIQREDLNPIEEALAYKTLSEKLNLKITDISTRVGKNRSTISNLIRLLQLPDSVQDLIKNGRISEGHARPLLSLADRKKIEQLAYQIAEKGLTARQVEDLVSNLTEERSSTPEKKKPRKDVNIVELENKFRRKYSMKIEIGHNQSSGKGKMTIAYPNLEAMEKILNALGL, encoded by the coding sequence ATGGCAATCAAACCCAAAGCCCTCGGTAGAGGTCTTGGAAATTTAATTCCGGTCAACGAAAACAAAACGCCGATCGAATCTTCTTCGGACGGCGCGCTCCGTGAAATCAAGATCAGCGAAATTCGCCCCAATCCGGGCCAACCAAGAAAAACTTTTTCGGAAGAATCTCTGAGAGAACTTTCGGAAACGATCAAGGCTCACGGAGTTATCCAGCCGATCGTGGTTAAACAGTTGGACTCGGGTTATGAAATCATTGCAGGTGAACGTCGTTACCGCGCTTGTAAACTTGCCGGTTTTGTAAAAATTCCTGCGGTTGTTAAGAACGTTTCCGAAAATCAATCGATGGAAATGGCGATCATCGAAAACATTCAACGAGAGGATTTGAATCCGATCGAAGAAGCGCTCGCATATAAAACTCTTTCCGAAAAATTGAATTTAAAAATCACCGATATCTCCACACGAGTGGGTAAGAATCGTTCCACGATTTCAAATTTGATTCGTCTTCTTCAGCTTCCGGATTCGGTTCAAGATCTGATTAAAAACGGAAGAATTTCCGAAGGTCACGCAAGACCTCTTCTTTCTTTAGCCGATCGGAAAAAGATAGAACAACTCGCGTATCAAATCGCCGAGAAAGGTCTGACTGCAAGACAGGTAGAAGACTTGGTTTCCAATCTTACCGAAGAACGTTCTTCCACGCCGGAAAAGAAAAAACCTCGCAAAGACGTGAACATCGTAGAGTTGGAAAATAAATTCCGCAGAAAATATTCTATGAAAATTGAAATCGGTCATAATCAAAGTTCCGGCAAAGGAAAGATGACGATCGCTTATCCGAATCTTGAGGCGATGGAAAAAATCCTAAACGCTTTGGGTCTTTAG
- a CDS encoding bactofilin family protein: MATTEEHLIVNSIIGEGAEFSGEFKLSGLLRIDGIFRGSIKTEGKVLIGKSGIVDTDIRARIVVAGGEINGNIYASERVTLLASCRMKGDIVSPRIVMEEGVQFEGNCKINPVAH; encoded by the coding sequence ATGGCGACCACAGAAGAACACTTAATCGTAAATAGCATCATCGGCGAAGGCGCCGAGTTTAGCGGAGAATTCAAACTCTCCGGTCTCTTAAGAATTGACGGAATTTTTCGCGGCTCCATAAAAACCGAAGGAAAAGTCCTAATCGGCAAATCGGGAATCGTCGATACGGATATCAGAGCCCGAATTGTCGTCGCTGGTGGTGAAATCAACGGGAATATTTACGCGAGCGAACGAGTCACTCTATTGGCTTCCTGCAGAATGAAAGGGGATATCGTATCTCCGAGAATCGTAATGGAAGAAGGAGTACAATTCGAAGGCAATTGTAAGATCAACCCAGTTGCACATTGA
- a CDS encoding metallophosphoesterase, producing MRDIVIGDIHGCYDELMSLLKALNYSEETDRIISVGDIVDRGPDSVKVYQFFKENPKHIVVMGNHENKHHNQVLSYSQEIVKVQFGTRYKEFLEWVRNLPHYYETESAIIVHAAIEPDVPLKDQKKEVLMGSTSGEKYLTNKIGSEDWTSLYQVQKPVLFGHRVVGDVARIYGDKIYGLDTGACFGGFLTAVTLPDFRIYSVKADRNYWKSEMEKWQVEVVRAKPWRTFEFEKIQREISKIRNSKQPEVAEFISNVENWFRSLEDVYGRIIENLERKTSLILEEFGVDSFIKATKEYEYNVLLILSQKKRLNVKHLKDSFKTPGKLFQLMNQLDLKVKDPFP from the coding sequence ATGAGAGACATTGTAATCGGAGATATTCACGGTTGTTACGATGAGTTGATGTCGCTTTTAAAGGCGCTCAACTATTCGGAGGAAACGGATCGGATCATATCCGTTGGGGATATCGTAGATCGCGGACCCGATTCCGTAAAAGTATATCAGTTCTTTAAAGAGAATCCAAAACATATCGTGGTTATGGGCAATCACGAAAACAAACATCACAATCAGGTCCTTTCTTATTCTCAAGAGATCGTTAAAGTTCAGTTCGGAACTCGTTACAAAGAATTTTTAGAATGGGTACGGAATCTTCCTCATTACTACGAAACCGAATCGGCGATTATAGTTCACGCCGCGATCGAACCGGATGTTCCATTGAAGGATCAGAAAAAGGAAGTTTTGATGGGAAGCACTTCCGGGGAAAAATATCTTACGAATAAAATCGGATCGGAAGATTGGACGAGTCTGTACCAAGTTCAAAAGCCGGTCCTCTTCGGTCATCGTGTCGTTGGCGATGTCGCTCGAATTTACGGCGATAAAATCTATGGACTTGATACCGGAGCTTGTTTCGGAGGATTCTTAACTGCGGTAACTCTTCCCGACTTTCGGATCTATTCGGTGAAGGCCGATCGAAATTACTGGAAATCGGAGATGGAAAAATGGCAGGTCGAAGTCGTTCGAGCGAAGCCCTGGAGAACGTTCGAGTTTGAAAAAATTCAAAGAGAAATTTCGAAAATACGAAATTCTAAACAACCGGAAGTCGCCGAATTTATTTCCAATGTGGAGAATTGGTTTCGATCTTTGGAAGACGTCTACGGAAGAATAATCGAGAATTTAGAACGTAAAACCTCGCTGATTTTGGAGGAATTCGGCGTGGACTCTTTTATAAAGGCTACGAAAGAATACGAATATAACGTTCTTCTAATTTTGTCTCAGAAAAAACGACTGAACGTGAAACACCTGAAGGATTCTTTTAAAACCCCCGGAAAACTATTTCAATTGATGAATCAGTTGGATTTGAAAGTGAAAGATCCGTTTCCGTAA
- a CDS encoding RsmG family class I SAM-dependent methyltransferase, whose protein sequence is MQDPEQFSIESITERLRERFPKEADEIIYFFDWELVCKFALFLREKNEAGGFFSKRDSEEILDRHVLESIYHVYRITKKVDSWKGIQLGDAGTGPGIPGFFFRCLKDHPVVVLIDSQKRKLSHTEEFVRIHRISDLKFQFIRTEESKLSLNYVVSRGFIPYPYSAEAVCNLIKVGGTYVPFLGKHDIDTKLEDKVLSYSGFSLEFSEDLPSLEFLGMRHIKFLKKVSSPRHGYPRAWKDISKETKGGNGKDRID, encoded by the coding sequence ATGCAAGATCCCGAACAATTCTCCATCGAATCGATTACCGAGAGATTGAGAGAAAGATTTCCGAAAGAAGCCGACGAAATAATTTATTTCTTTGATTGGGAACTCGTATGCAAGTTCGCATTGTTCCTCAGGGAAAAAAACGAAGCCGGTGGATTTTTTTCGAAAAGAGATTCGGAAGAAATTTTAGACCGTCACGTTTTGGAATCGATCTATCACGTGTATCGTATCACCAAAAAAGTCGATTCTTGGAAGGGAATTCAACTCGGAGATGCAGGGACTGGGCCGGGAATTCCGGGCTTTTTCTTTCGGTGTTTGAAAGATCATCCCGTTGTCGTATTAATCGATTCTCAAAAAAGAAAACTTTCTCATACGGAAGAATTCGTTCGCATCCATCGAATTTCAGATCTGAAATTTCAATTCATTCGAACTGAGGAGTCAAAATTGTCTCTGAATTATGTCGTATCGCGAGGATTTATTCCTTATCCGTATAGCGCCGAAGCAGTTTGTAATTTGATAAAAGTCGGAGGGACTTATGTCCCATTTTTAGGAAAACATGATATAGATACAAAACTGGAAGATAAGGTTCTTTCTTATTCCGGTTTCAGTTTAGAATTTTCAGAAGATTTACCTTCTCTTGAATTTTTAGGCATGCGACATATTAAATTCTTGAAAAAGGTTTCTAGCCCGAGGCATGGTTATCCAAGAGCTTGGAAGGATATCAGCAAGGAGACTAAGGGCGGAAATGGGAAAGATCGTATCGATTAG